A window of the Dryobates pubescens isolate bDryPub1 chromosome 36, bDryPub1.pri, whole genome shotgun sequence genome harbors these coding sequences:
- the ATP6V0A1 gene encoding V-type proton ATPase 116 kDa subunit a 1 isoform X2 — MGELFRSEEMTLAQLFLQSEAAYCCVSELGELGKVQFRDLNPDVNVFQRKFVNEVRRCEEMDRKLRFVEKEIKKANIPIMDTGENPEVPFPRDMIDLEANFEKIENELKEINTNQEALKRNFLELTELKFILRKTQQFFDEAELHHQQMADPDLLEESSSLLEPSEMGRGAPLRLGFVAGVISRERIPTFERMLWRVCRGNVFLRQADIESPLEDPVTGDYVHKSVFIIFFQGDQLKNRVKKICEGFRASLYPCPETPQERKEMASGVNTRIDDLQMVLNQTEDHRQRVLQAAAKSLRVWFIKVRKMKAIYHTLNLCNIDVTQKCLIAEVWCPVADLDSIQFALRRGTEHSGSTVPSILNRMQTSQTPPTYNKTNKFTSGFQNIVDAYGIGTYREINPAPYTIITFPFLFAVMFGDFGHGVLMTLIALWMVLRESRILSQKSDNEMFNMVFSGRYIILLMGLFSTYTGLIYNDCFSKALNMFGSSWSVRPMFTRGNWSDALLETTPLLQLNPAIPGVFGGPYPFGIDPIWNIASNKLAFLNSFKMKMSVILGIIHMLFGVTLSLLNHIYFRKPLNIYLGFIPEMIFMSSLFGYLVILIFYKWTAYDAHTSKDAPSLLIHFINMFLFSYSDRSIKMLYSGQKGLQCFLVVVALLCVPWMLVAKPLVLRRQYLWRKHLEGQPVEAQGSTVPSEALEAAAAAPGTQNFGGIRVGNGPTEEDAEIIQHDQLSTHSEEGEERTEEEVFDFGDTVVYQAIHTIEYCLGCISNTASYLRLWALSLAHAQLSEVLWTMVIHIGLSVRSLGGGLGLFFIFAAFATLTVAILLVMEGLSAFLHALRLHWIEFQNKFYTGTGFKFLPFSFDTIREGRFDD, encoded by the exons ATGGGGGAGCTGTTCCGCAGCGAGGAGATGACCCTGGCCCAGCTGTTCCTGCAGTCCGAGGCTGCCTACTGCTGTGTCAGCGAGCTGGGCGAGCTGGGCAAGGTCCAGTTCCGCGAC CTGAACCCCGACGTGAACGTGTTCCAGCGCAAGTTCGTGAATGAAGTGCGGAGGTGCGAGGAGATGGACAGGAAGCTCC GGTTTGTGGAGAAGGAGATCAAGAAAGCAAATATTCCAATCATGGACACGGGAGAAAACCCCGAGGTGCCCTTCCCTCGTGACATGATTGacctggag GCAAACTTTGAGAAAATTGAAAATGAGCTTAAGGAAATCAACACAAACCAGGAAGccctgaagagaaacttcttggaGCTGACAGAGCTGAAGTTCATACTGCGTAAAACCCAGCAGTTCTTCGATGAG GCTGAATTGCATCATCAGCAGATGGCGGATCCAGACCTGCTGGAGGAGTCCTCTTCGCTGCTGGAGCCGAGCGAGATGGGCAGGGGAGCGCCGCTGCGCCTGGG GTTCGTGGCCGGAGTCATCTCTCGGGAGCGGATCCCCACCTTCGAGCGCATGCTGTGGCGAGTCTGCCGCGGCAACGTCTTCCTGCGGCAGGCCGACATCGAGAGCCCCCTGGAGGACCCTGTCACG gGGGACTATGTGCACAAATCAGTGTTCATCATCTTCTTCCAAGGGGACCAGCTGAAGAACAGAGTCAAGAAGATCTGTGAAGG GTTCAGAGCCTCCCTCTACCCCTGCCCAGAAACACCACAGGAGCGGAAGGAGATGGCCTCTGGTGTCAACACCAGGATTGATGATCTTCAGATG GTGCTGAACCAGACGGAGGACCACCGGCAGcgagtgctgcaggcagccgcCAAGAGCCTGCGGGTGTGGTTCATCAAAGTGCGCAAGATGAAGGCCATTTACCACACCCTGAACCTCTGCAACATCGACGTCACCCAGAAGTGCCTCATTGCCGAGGTCTGGTGCCCCGTGGCTGACCTGGACTCCATCCAGTTTGCTCTCAGGAGAGGCACT gagcacagtggATCCACAGTGCCATCCATCCTGAACAGGATGCAGACCAGTCAGACCCCCCCCACatacaacaaaaccaacaagttCACCTCCGGCTTCCAGAACATCGTCGACGCTTATGGCATCGGCACCTACCGGGAGATCAACCCAG caccctaCACCATCAtcaccttccccttcctctttgcTGTCATGTTTGGGGACTTTGGCCACGGTGTGCTGATGACTCTGATTGCTCTCtggatggtgctgagggagagcCGCATCCTCTCGCAGAAGAGCGACAACGAG aTGTTCAACATGGTGTTCAGTGGGCGCTACATCATCCTGCTGATGGGGCTCTTCTCCACCTACACCGGCCTCATCTACAACGACTGCTTCTCCAAGGCCCTCAACATGTTCGGCTCCTCCTGGAGCGTGCGGCCCATGTTCACCCGGGGCAACTGGTC AGATGCCCTGCTGGAGAccactcctctgctgcagctgaaccCTGCCATCCCAGGGGTGTTTGGGGGACCCTACCCCTTTGGCATTGACCCG ATCTGGAACATTGCCAGCAACAAGCTGGCCTTCCTCAACTCCTTCAAGATGAAGATGTCTGTGATCCTTGGCATCATCCACATGCTCTTTGGAgtcaccctgagcctcctcaacCACAT CTACTTTAGGAAGCCACTGAACATCTACCTTGGATTTATCCCAGAGATGATTTTCATGTCCTCCCTCTTTGGCTACCTGGTTATCCTCATTTTCTACAAGTGGACAGCCTATGATGCTCACACCTCAAAGgatgcccccagcctgctgatcCACTTCATCAACATGTTCCTCTTCTCCTACAGTGACCGCAGCATCAAGATGCTGTACAGCGGgcag AAAGGGCTGCAGTGTTTCCTCGTGGTGGTGGCAttgctgtgtgtgccctggaTGCTGGTAGCCAAGCCCCTGGTCCTTCGCCGTCAGTACCTGTGGAGGAAGCACTTG GAGGGGCAGCCCGTGgaggcccagggcagcacagtgCCGAGCGaggctctggaggcagcagcggCTGCGCCA GGCACCCAAAACTTTGGTGGGATCCGGGTGGGCAATGGCCCTAcggaggaggatgctgagatCATCCAACATGACCAGTTGTCCACCCATTccgaggagggggaagag CGtacagaggaggaggtg TTTGACTTTGGGGACACTGTGGTGTACCAGGCCATCCACACCATCGAGtactgcctgggctgcatctccAACACCGCGTCCTACCTGCGGCTCTGGGCGCTCAGCTTGGCGCACGCGC AGCTCTCGGAGGTGCTCTGGACCATGGTGATCCACATCGGCCTCAGCgtgaggagcctggggggaGGCCTTGGCCTCTTCTTCATCTTCGCTGCCTTCGCCACGCTGACCGTGGCCATCCTGCTGGTGATGGAAGGGCTCTCGGCCTTCCTGCACGCCCTGCGCCTGCACTG
- the ATP6V0A1 gene encoding V-type proton ATPase 116 kDa subunit a 1 isoform X7: MGELFRSEEMTLAQLFLQSEAAYCCVSELGELGKVQFRDLNPDVNVFQRKFVNEVRRCEEMDRKLRFVEKEIKKANIPIMDTGENPEVPFPRDMIDLEANFEKIENELKEINTNQEALKRNFLELTELKFILRKTQQFFDEAELHHQQMADPDLLEESSSLLEPSEMGRGAPLRLGFVAGVISRERIPTFERMLWRVCRGNVFLRQADIESPLEDPVTGDYVHKSVFIIFFQGDQLKNRVKKICEGFRASLYPCPETPQERKEMASGVNTRIDDLQMVLNQTEDHRQRVLQAAAKSLRVWFIKVRKMKAIYHTLNLCNIDVTQKCLIAEVWCPVADLDSIQFALRRGTEHSGSTVPSILNRMQTSQTPPTYNKTNKFTSGFQNIVDAYGIGTYREINPAPYTIITFPFLFAVMFGDFGHGVLMTLIALWMVLRESRILSQKSDNEMFNMVFSGRYIILLMGLFSTYTGLIYNDCFSKALNMFGSSWSVRPMFTRGNWSDALLETTPLLQLNPAIPGVFGGPYPFGIDPIWNIASNKLAFLNSFKMKMSVILGIIHMLFGVTLSLLNHIYFRKPLNIYLGFIPEMIFMSSLFGYLVILIFYKWTAYDAHTSKDAPSLLIHFINMFLFSYSDRSIKMLYSGQKGLQCFLVVVALLCVPWMLVAKPLVLRRQYLWRKHLGTQNFGGIRVGNGPTEEDAEIIQHDQLSTHSEEGEERTEEEVFDFGDTVVYQAIHTIEYCLGCISNTASYLRLWALSLAHAQLSEVLWTMVIHIGLSVRSLGGGLGLFFIFAAFATLTVAILLVMEGLSAFLHALRLHWIEFQNKFYTGTGFKFLPFSFDTIREGRFDD; this comes from the exons ATGGGGGAGCTGTTCCGCAGCGAGGAGATGACCCTGGCCCAGCTGTTCCTGCAGTCCGAGGCTGCCTACTGCTGTGTCAGCGAGCTGGGCGAGCTGGGCAAGGTCCAGTTCCGCGAC CTGAACCCCGACGTGAACGTGTTCCAGCGCAAGTTCGTGAATGAAGTGCGGAGGTGCGAGGAGATGGACAGGAAGCTCC GGTTTGTGGAGAAGGAGATCAAGAAAGCAAATATTCCAATCATGGACACGGGAGAAAACCCCGAGGTGCCCTTCCCTCGTGACATGATTGacctggag GCAAACTTTGAGAAAATTGAAAATGAGCTTAAGGAAATCAACACAAACCAGGAAGccctgaagagaaacttcttggaGCTGACAGAGCTGAAGTTCATACTGCGTAAAACCCAGCAGTTCTTCGATGAG GCTGAATTGCATCATCAGCAGATGGCGGATCCAGACCTGCTGGAGGAGTCCTCTTCGCTGCTGGAGCCGAGCGAGATGGGCAGGGGAGCGCCGCTGCGCCTGGG GTTCGTGGCCGGAGTCATCTCTCGGGAGCGGATCCCCACCTTCGAGCGCATGCTGTGGCGAGTCTGCCGCGGCAACGTCTTCCTGCGGCAGGCCGACATCGAGAGCCCCCTGGAGGACCCTGTCACG gGGGACTATGTGCACAAATCAGTGTTCATCATCTTCTTCCAAGGGGACCAGCTGAAGAACAGAGTCAAGAAGATCTGTGAAGG GTTCAGAGCCTCCCTCTACCCCTGCCCAGAAACACCACAGGAGCGGAAGGAGATGGCCTCTGGTGTCAACACCAGGATTGATGATCTTCAGATG GTGCTGAACCAGACGGAGGACCACCGGCAGcgagtgctgcaggcagccgcCAAGAGCCTGCGGGTGTGGTTCATCAAAGTGCGCAAGATGAAGGCCATTTACCACACCCTGAACCTCTGCAACATCGACGTCACCCAGAAGTGCCTCATTGCCGAGGTCTGGTGCCCCGTGGCTGACCTGGACTCCATCCAGTTTGCTCTCAGGAGAGGCACT gagcacagtggATCCACAGTGCCATCCATCCTGAACAGGATGCAGACCAGTCAGACCCCCCCCACatacaacaaaaccaacaagttCACCTCCGGCTTCCAGAACATCGTCGACGCTTATGGCATCGGCACCTACCGGGAGATCAACCCAG caccctaCACCATCAtcaccttccccttcctctttgcTGTCATGTTTGGGGACTTTGGCCACGGTGTGCTGATGACTCTGATTGCTCTCtggatggtgctgagggagagcCGCATCCTCTCGCAGAAGAGCGACAACGAG aTGTTCAACATGGTGTTCAGTGGGCGCTACATCATCCTGCTGATGGGGCTCTTCTCCACCTACACCGGCCTCATCTACAACGACTGCTTCTCCAAGGCCCTCAACATGTTCGGCTCCTCCTGGAGCGTGCGGCCCATGTTCACCCGGGGCAACTGGTC AGATGCCCTGCTGGAGAccactcctctgctgcagctgaaccCTGCCATCCCAGGGGTGTTTGGGGGACCCTACCCCTTTGGCATTGACCCG ATCTGGAACATTGCCAGCAACAAGCTGGCCTTCCTCAACTCCTTCAAGATGAAGATGTCTGTGATCCTTGGCATCATCCACATGCTCTTTGGAgtcaccctgagcctcctcaacCACAT CTACTTTAGGAAGCCACTGAACATCTACCTTGGATTTATCCCAGAGATGATTTTCATGTCCTCCCTCTTTGGCTACCTGGTTATCCTCATTTTCTACAAGTGGACAGCCTATGATGCTCACACCTCAAAGgatgcccccagcctgctgatcCACTTCATCAACATGTTCCTCTTCTCCTACAGTGACCGCAGCATCAAGATGCTGTACAGCGGgcag AAAGGGCTGCAGTGTTTCCTCGTGGTGGTGGCAttgctgtgtgtgccctggaTGCTGGTAGCCAAGCCCCTGGTCCTTCGCCGTCAGTACCTGTGGAGGAAGCACTTG GGCACCCAAAACTTTGGTGGGATCCGGGTGGGCAATGGCCCTAcggaggaggatgctgagatCATCCAACATGACCAGTTGTCCACCCATTccgaggagggggaagag CGtacagaggaggaggtg TTTGACTTTGGGGACACTGTGGTGTACCAGGCCATCCACACCATCGAGtactgcctgggctgcatctccAACACCGCGTCCTACCTGCGGCTCTGGGCGCTCAGCTTGGCGCACGCGC AGCTCTCGGAGGTGCTCTGGACCATGGTGATCCACATCGGCCTCAGCgtgaggagcctggggggaGGCCTTGGCCTCTTCTTCATCTTCGCTGCCTTCGCCACGCTGACCGTGGCCATCCTGCTGGTGATGGAAGGGCTCTCGGCCTTCCTGCACGCCCTGCGCCTGCACTG
- the ATP6V0A1 gene encoding V-type proton ATPase 116 kDa subunit a 1 isoform X10, with the protein MGELFRSEEMTLAQLFLQSEAAYCCVSELGELGKVQFRDLNPDVNVFQRKFVNEVRRCEEMDRKLRFVEKEIKKANIPIMDTGENPEVPFPRDMIDLEANFEKIENELKEINTNQEALKRNFLELTELKFILRKTQQFFDEMADPDLLEESSSLLEPSEMGRGAPLRLGFVAGVISRERIPTFERMLWRVCRGNVFLRQADIESPLEDPVTGDYVHKSVFIIFFQGDQLKNRVKKICEGFRASLYPCPETPQERKEMASGVNTRIDDLQMVLNQTEDHRQRVLQAAAKSLRVWFIKVRKMKAIYHTLNLCNIDVTQKCLIAEVWCPVADLDSIQFALRRGTEHSGSTVPSILNRMQTSQTPPTYNKTNKFTSGFQNIVDAYGIGTYREINPAPYTIITFPFLFAVMFGDFGHGVLMTLIALWMVLRESRILSQKSDNEMFNMVFSGRYIILLMGLFSTYTGLIYNDCFSKALNMFGSSWSVRPMFTRGNWSDALLETTPLLQLNPAIPGVFGGPYPFGIDPIWNIASNKLAFLNSFKMKMSVILGIIHMLFGVTLSLLNHIYFRKPLNIYLGFIPEMIFMSSLFGYLVILIFYKWTAYDAHTSKDAPSLLIHFINMFLFSYSDRSIKMLYSGQKGLQCFLVVVALLCVPWMLVAKPLVLRRQYLWRKHLGTQNFGGIRVGNGPTEEDAEIIQHDQLSTHSEEGEEFDFGDTVVYQAIHTIEYCLGCISNTASYLRLWALSLAHAQLSEVLWTMVIHIGLSVRSLGGGLGLFFIFAAFATLTVAILLVMEGLSAFLHALRLHWIEFQNKFYTGTGFKFLPFSFDTIREGRFDD; encoded by the exons ATGGGGGAGCTGTTCCGCAGCGAGGAGATGACCCTGGCCCAGCTGTTCCTGCAGTCCGAGGCTGCCTACTGCTGTGTCAGCGAGCTGGGCGAGCTGGGCAAGGTCCAGTTCCGCGAC CTGAACCCCGACGTGAACGTGTTCCAGCGCAAGTTCGTGAATGAAGTGCGGAGGTGCGAGGAGATGGACAGGAAGCTCC GGTTTGTGGAGAAGGAGATCAAGAAAGCAAATATTCCAATCATGGACACGGGAGAAAACCCCGAGGTGCCCTTCCCTCGTGACATGATTGacctggag GCAAACTTTGAGAAAATTGAAAATGAGCTTAAGGAAATCAACACAAACCAGGAAGccctgaagagaaacttcttggaGCTGACAGAGCTGAAGTTCATACTGCGTAAAACCCAGCAGTTCTTCGATGAG ATGGCGGATCCAGACCTGCTGGAGGAGTCCTCTTCGCTGCTGGAGCCGAGCGAGATGGGCAGGGGAGCGCCGCTGCGCCTGGG GTTCGTGGCCGGAGTCATCTCTCGGGAGCGGATCCCCACCTTCGAGCGCATGCTGTGGCGAGTCTGCCGCGGCAACGTCTTCCTGCGGCAGGCCGACATCGAGAGCCCCCTGGAGGACCCTGTCACG gGGGACTATGTGCACAAATCAGTGTTCATCATCTTCTTCCAAGGGGACCAGCTGAAGAACAGAGTCAAGAAGATCTGTGAAGG GTTCAGAGCCTCCCTCTACCCCTGCCCAGAAACACCACAGGAGCGGAAGGAGATGGCCTCTGGTGTCAACACCAGGATTGATGATCTTCAGATG GTGCTGAACCAGACGGAGGACCACCGGCAGcgagtgctgcaggcagccgcCAAGAGCCTGCGGGTGTGGTTCATCAAAGTGCGCAAGATGAAGGCCATTTACCACACCCTGAACCTCTGCAACATCGACGTCACCCAGAAGTGCCTCATTGCCGAGGTCTGGTGCCCCGTGGCTGACCTGGACTCCATCCAGTTTGCTCTCAGGAGAGGCACT gagcacagtggATCCACAGTGCCATCCATCCTGAACAGGATGCAGACCAGTCAGACCCCCCCCACatacaacaaaaccaacaagttCACCTCCGGCTTCCAGAACATCGTCGACGCTTATGGCATCGGCACCTACCGGGAGATCAACCCAG caccctaCACCATCAtcaccttccccttcctctttgcTGTCATGTTTGGGGACTTTGGCCACGGTGTGCTGATGACTCTGATTGCTCTCtggatggtgctgagggagagcCGCATCCTCTCGCAGAAGAGCGACAACGAG aTGTTCAACATGGTGTTCAGTGGGCGCTACATCATCCTGCTGATGGGGCTCTTCTCCACCTACACCGGCCTCATCTACAACGACTGCTTCTCCAAGGCCCTCAACATGTTCGGCTCCTCCTGGAGCGTGCGGCCCATGTTCACCCGGGGCAACTGGTC AGATGCCCTGCTGGAGAccactcctctgctgcagctgaaccCTGCCATCCCAGGGGTGTTTGGGGGACCCTACCCCTTTGGCATTGACCCG ATCTGGAACATTGCCAGCAACAAGCTGGCCTTCCTCAACTCCTTCAAGATGAAGATGTCTGTGATCCTTGGCATCATCCACATGCTCTTTGGAgtcaccctgagcctcctcaacCACAT CTACTTTAGGAAGCCACTGAACATCTACCTTGGATTTATCCCAGAGATGATTTTCATGTCCTCCCTCTTTGGCTACCTGGTTATCCTCATTTTCTACAAGTGGACAGCCTATGATGCTCACACCTCAAAGgatgcccccagcctgctgatcCACTTCATCAACATGTTCCTCTTCTCCTACAGTGACCGCAGCATCAAGATGCTGTACAGCGGgcag AAAGGGCTGCAGTGTTTCCTCGTGGTGGTGGCAttgctgtgtgtgccctggaTGCTGGTAGCCAAGCCCCTGGTCCTTCGCCGTCAGTACCTGTGGAGGAAGCACTTG GGCACCCAAAACTTTGGTGGGATCCGGGTGGGCAATGGCCCTAcggaggaggatgctgagatCATCCAACATGACCAGTTGTCCACCCATTccgaggagggggaagag TTTGACTTTGGGGACACTGTGGTGTACCAGGCCATCCACACCATCGAGtactgcctgggctgcatctccAACACCGCGTCCTACCTGCGGCTCTGGGCGCTCAGCTTGGCGCACGCGC AGCTCTCGGAGGTGCTCTGGACCATGGTGATCCACATCGGCCTCAGCgtgaggagcctggggggaGGCCTTGGCCTCTTCTTCATCTTCGCTGCCTTCGCCACGCTGACCGTGGCCATCCTGCTGGTGATGGAAGGGCTCTCGGCCTTCCTGCACGCCCTGCGCCTGCACTG
- the ATP6V0A1 gene encoding V-type proton ATPase 116 kDa subunit a 1 isoform X8 — protein MGELFRSEEMTLAQLFLQSEAAYCCVSELGELGKVQFRDLNPDVNVFQRKFVNEVRRCEEMDRKLRFVEKEIKKANIPIMDTGENPEVPFPRDMIDLEANFEKIENELKEINTNQEALKRNFLELTELKFILRKTQQFFDEAELHHQQMADPDLLEESSSLLEPSEMGRGAPLRLGFVAGVISRERIPTFERMLWRVCRGNVFLRQADIESPLEDPVTGDYVHKSVFIIFFQGDQLKNRVKKICEGFRASLYPCPETPQERKEMASGVNTRIDDLQMVLNQTEDHRQRVLQAAAKSLRVWFIKVRKMKAIYHTLNLCNIDVTQKCLIAEVWCPVADLDSIQFALRRGTEHSGSTVPSILNRMQTSQTPPTYNKTNKFTSGFQNIVDAYGIGTYREINPAPYTIITFPFLFAVMFGDFGHGVLMTLIALWMVLRESRILSQKSDNEMFNMVFSGRYIILLMGLFSTYTGLIYNDCFSKALNMFGSSWSVRPMFTRGNWSDALLETTPLLQLNPAIPGVFGGPYPFGIDPIWNIASNKLAFLNSFKMKMSVILGIIHMLFGVTLSLLNHIYFRKPLNIYLGFIPEMIFMSSLFGYLVILIFYKWTAYDAHTSKDAPSLLIHFINMFLFSYSDRSIKMLYSGQKGLQCFLVVVALLCVPWMLVAKPLVLRRQYLWRKHLGTQNFGGIRVGNGPTEEDAEIIQHDQLSTHSEEGEEFDFGDTVVYQAIHTIEYCLGCISNTASYLRLWALSLAHAQLSEVLWTMVIHIGLSVRSLGGGLGLFFIFAAFATLTVAILLVMEGLSAFLHALRLHWIEFQNKFYTGTGFKFLPFSFDTIREGRFDD, from the exons ATGGGGGAGCTGTTCCGCAGCGAGGAGATGACCCTGGCCCAGCTGTTCCTGCAGTCCGAGGCTGCCTACTGCTGTGTCAGCGAGCTGGGCGAGCTGGGCAAGGTCCAGTTCCGCGAC CTGAACCCCGACGTGAACGTGTTCCAGCGCAAGTTCGTGAATGAAGTGCGGAGGTGCGAGGAGATGGACAGGAAGCTCC GGTTTGTGGAGAAGGAGATCAAGAAAGCAAATATTCCAATCATGGACACGGGAGAAAACCCCGAGGTGCCCTTCCCTCGTGACATGATTGacctggag GCAAACTTTGAGAAAATTGAAAATGAGCTTAAGGAAATCAACACAAACCAGGAAGccctgaagagaaacttcttggaGCTGACAGAGCTGAAGTTCATACTGCGTAAAACCCAGCAGTTCTTCGATGAG GCTGAATTGCATCATCAGCAGATGGCGGATCCAGACCTGCTGGAGGAGTCCTCTTCGCTGCTGGAGCCGAGCGAGATGGGCAGGGGAGCGCCGCTGCGCCTGGG GTTCGTGGCCGGAGTCATCTCTCGGGAGCGGATCCCCACCTTCGAGCGCATGCTGTGGCGAGTCTGCCGCGGCAACGTCTTCCTGCGGCAGGCCGACATCGAGAGCCCCCTGGAGGACCCTGTCACG gGGGACTATGTGCACAAATCAGTGTTCATCATCTTCTTCCAAGGGGACCAGCTGAAGAACAGAGTCAAGAAGATCTGTGAAGG GTTCAGAGCCTCCCTCTACCCCTGCCCAGAAACACCACAGGAGCGGAAGGAGATGGCCTCTGGTGTCAACACCAGGATTGATGATCTTCAGATG GTGCTGAACCAGACGGAGGACCACCGGCAGcgagtgctgcaggcagccgcCAAGAGCCTGCGGGTGTGGTTCATCAAAGTGCGCAAGATGAAGGCCATTTACCACACCCTGAACCTCTGCAACATCGACGTCACCCAGAAGTGCCTCATTGCCGAGGTCTGGTGCCCCGTGGCTGACCTGGACTCCATCCAGTTTGCTCTCAGGAGAGGCACT gagcacagtggATCCACAGTGCCATCCATCCTGAACAGGATGCAGACCAGTCAGACCCCCCCCACatacaacaaaaccaacaagttCACCTCCGGCTTCCAGAACATCGTCGACGCTTATGGCATCGGCACCTACCGGGAGATCAACCCAG caccctaCACCATCAtcaccttccccttcctctttgcTGTCATGTTTGGGGACTTTGGCCACGGTGTGCTGATGACTCTGATTGCTCTCtggatggtgctgagggagagcCGCATCCTCTCGCAGAAGAGCGACAACGAG aTGTTCAACATGGTGTTCAGTGGGCGCTACATCATCCTGCTGATGGGGCTCTTCTCCACCTACACCGGCCTCATCTACAACGACTGCTTCTCCAAGGCCCTCAACATGTTCGGCTCCTCCTGGAGCGTGCGGCCCATGTTCACCCGGGGCAACTGGTC AGATGCCCTGCTGGAGAccactcctctgctgcagctgaaccCTGCCATCCCAGGGGTGTTTGGGGGACCCTACCCCTTTGGCATTGACCCG ATCTGGAACATTGCCAGCAACAAGCTGGCCTTCCTCAACTCCTTCAAGATGAAGATGTCTGTGATCCTTGGCATCATCCACATGCTCTTTGGAgtcaccctgagcctcctcaacCACAT CTACTTTAGGAAGCCACTGAACATCTACCTTGGATTTATCCCAGAGATGATTTTCATGTCCTCCCTCTTTGGCTACCTGGTTATCCTCATTTTCTACAAGTGGACAGCCTATGATGCTCACACCTCAAAGgatgcccccagcctgctgatcCACTTCATCAACATGTTCCTCTTCTCCTACAGTGACCGCAGCATCAAGATGCTGTACAGCGGgcag AAAGGGCTGCAGTGTTTCCTCGTGGTGGTGGCAttgctgtgtgtgccctggaTGCTGGTAGCCAAGCCCCTGGTCCTTCGCCGTCAGTACCTGTGGAGGAAGCACTTG GGCACCCAAAACTTTGGTGGGATCCGGGTGGGCAATGGCCCTAcggaggaggatgctgagatCATCCAACATGACCAGTTGTCCACCCATTccgaggagggggaagag TTTGACTTTGGGGACACTGTGGTGTACCAGGCCATCCACACCATCGAGtactgcctgggctgcatctccAACACCGCGTCCTACCTGCGGCTCTGGGCGCTCAGCTTGGCGCACGCGC AGCTCTCGGAGGTGCTCTGGACCATGGTGATCCACATCGGCCTCAGCgtgaggagcctggggggaGGCCTTGGCCTCTTCTTCATCTTCGCTGCCTTCGCCACGCTGACCGTGGCCATCCTGCTGGTGATGGAAGGGCTCTCGGCCTTCCTGCACGCCCTGCGCCTGCACTG